Genomic window (Amaranthus tricolor cultivar Red isolate AtriRed21 chromosome 7, ASM2621246v1, whole genome shotgun sequence):
TTATTGGGCTGTTTGGTTGTCTAGGGGGTACAACCTCTTCCAGGTTTTGGGCCGAATGTTGAGCAGATTGTTCAACCCTTTGGCTTTAGCTCTAGAAAAGCTTTGGTTATTGTTGAGTCCTCTTTGGAAATTCTTAGCGGAAAAATGGCGCATTAATAATGACAGACTCTCCTTCTAGCGCCTAATAGGAGCAATAGTGGTTGTGTTATAATGGAGAATGTCACTATGTATTTGTAGCAAATGATCATCTTGGAGCTTATGAAACCTCGACAACTAAAGAATGTCTTTCTTGACCTTGGTGCTACGTGTAATCATAGTTTGTCCCACACCTTATGCTTGTAGCTTATTCTTTAGAGTCAGCTTATAGTAGACATGACTCTCTTCATTTGTGGTGAACTATGCCATTTAATGCAAAGGATGTCTTTATGTCCAAAGTAAAAAAACTTGCTGCTTTTGTCAGAATAGCAACCTTATTCTTCTCACCAAAGTGGGCTGGCAATGTAGCTTAGTGTTCCGTTGCCTCGATTCATTTAATGCAACATTGTTAAATTTTGGAAGATTTCTTTGATGTAAGGGATTGGAAACCCGAATTAGGGGTTCCTAGATGCGACACATATAGATTGATTGAAGTAGAACCCAAAACATGACATGTTTGGCTATTATGAGTTAAGGACTGAGTTAGTGTGTTACCTAATAATTTATGAATTTGCAAAGTCACTAAAATGGGCTGAAAATAGCCAAAAATGGTTTATTAATCCCGTTGTTTAAATTGCAAGGGGTTAGGGAATGAGGTCACATTGACCCTCCAAATTCTATCTAAGTAGGAGCCACTAATGGCAATGGGTGATGACTGATGAATGTTGATCACATAGTTCCTTAATTTGCAAAGGCTTTTCATGGAGATGATCAAATTGATATCTAGAACATTTGATTACATGTATTTGCTACCTGTGATACAGGTTTATATGTAAAAGGAGTAATAAATATGTCTTTAATCATTAATGGGATGTCCTTCGTGCGTATCTTGGGTTATGAATCTGCAAGAAgtcatttattttcttttatatttgatgCCACTTATCCATTATTACTAAGAGTAGATGATGTCATGAAGATCTTTGGGGTAAGTGCCTATAGTCTTTGTGGCGCGTCAGTTGTGCAACCTTATGCCTTGGTAGTAGAAAGATGACTTGCTAATTGGGAGGGGAAATGGTTAATTAGTTACAAAAGAAACTTTTTTCTTGCCTATGCATTTCTAGTTGCTTCACCTAATTTGGGATGAGGGAGTATGTTTTGAATCTTGCCTCTTTTGAGTTGTATATCTTCTTTGGATATGGCTCTTGTGTGATGATGTCAATACCTGAAATTTGTTCTTGTCTTAGGTTGGTGATTTCGCAATTGATAACCGAGCGGGCCTTAGTCGCACATTACATCGGATCAGTGCGATCAGGAATAGGAAGAATGCTATTATCGGTCTGACTTGCCGTGTAGGAAGGGCCATCACGGGAAGTGCAGATTTGTTAAGAGATTTGGTCAAAGATGGAGCTTCATTGTTGCTGATAGGGCCACCTGGAGTGGGGAAAACTACAATTATTAGGTCAGTATATCTCAACCTATTTCCACCATTGCAAGCGTTTTTTCCATGTAGTATCTATTGTAAATTGCTGTGAATGAGTAAAACGTGATCTTTGGTATCAACTATTACTTACGGATTGACCTTGGTAGTTGATGTTGCTTGTTTAGAGACTTTATCCTTGGCATCAATTATGGTTCTGGTGTGTTATTTGAGTATGCGCTCTTGACAATGTTTGTCTCAAACATTGAATCTTAGTAGTAGGATGCTTACCCTAAGTGAACTTGTTCTTTATTAAAATTCATGGTCCATCATGTCCTTTTCTTTGATTCTTTTTGCAGAGAAATAGCTCGCATGCTTGCTGACGATTATGAGAAACGTGTGATGATTGTTGACACTTCAAATGAGATTGGTGGGGATGGTGATATACCTCATGCTGGTATTGGTAGTGCTAGGCGAATGCAAGTGCCTAATGCAGATATGCAACATATGGTAATAGCTCCTTCACCAGGGCCTTCCGTCTTTCAAAGATTACATGACTATGATGCAGAAAAcggattcttttttttttttttttttgtttcaatcCCTTGCTGGATGCggatttattatattttcttcgTTTTGGGGACAAGAAAAAGCTGTTAAAACGCTAAGGAAAAAAATAGAACATGCTTCCTTACTGCTCCCAAGAAGTATACATAAAAGCTCGTAGGCATTacacctttttttttgtttttgcaaAGGAGCCTAACCTTAAGAGGTCTATACCTATTTCTGTTCATGGAGAAGGCTTCTTCCCCTCTCAAATCCCTACCCTAACTCTAACTCTCTTTACAAGAACATTTCTTGTAACTTGTTATCTGTTATGGTTTTCTTTTAGTTGCTACATGAGCGATCTCTTATTTGGTTAGTGATGTAGTAGTGATTATTTGTCTATGCCATagagaaaatagaaaaaacaattggggatgtttttttttatattatcatcTTGAGAGATTTTATAGAGTGTGGATTCAGAGTCTCAAAGGTTAAGACCGAACCTGTCTACTTTTCTGGCAACGATAGTGGTTGATGTGCGAGCGAGGGTGAGGTTCATTGGGGCAAAAACAGTTTTAGGTGGGGAGGGAGGTATATTTCCCGTGAACAGTAAGCTAATGATACTATCTTGTTTTTGAGCACTCCAATGACAGCTGTGAACAAGTCCCAAAATTTGAGACGTTTTGTGGTTTGCAATTGTTGGTGCCAGAAACAACTAGTTAAGTGGTACATGGTGTGCTGGTCAAAAGGGTGGGAGGTTTGTGTTCTGGGAGATTGATGCCTAACCATGGAATAAAAACTCCCCCATTACGTTACGTAACACCTGTTATATAACCTGTTTGGAAGTTGCCACGACGTTAAATCCTGTTATATAACAGTTCACGAAATTTCATGGTCAAAACGTCGTGTTGACCGTTATATAACGTGTAACACCCGTTATTTTATCGTTATAACTATATTTCACCATTACACGTTATTTGTTTTTGCATTAAAGTTTTATTAATACCCATTACCTTTAATTATtacaattacttaatttatagtTACTCATAGTTTTAgttgataaacaaaataattaactaataactaataagttaattaattatacactaAAAGAATCAAATATTGCAATTATAATAGCTAGTTGCATATAAttgcataataatagtagttcaacaacaaaaatgctACTATATGTTCAAAACCccttatatgattttttttacaaaaatcacGCCGCATTGGCCGCAATTCGCATTATTTCTCCTTTATAGCCTTTTTCCACGACACCGCGACCGTTTCCGCAAACGCATCAGCGACCGCAATTTTTTTCCATGTGTCTAACAGCCTAAGGAATAGTGTTTCGGATCTGGTTGGGATTTGGGACGGAATTTTCCTCGTGAATCAGAGTGTCTTAAGTGAcattaaacataaatatttgaaattatttgGTAGTTCAATTTACAGGGACACCGCGCATTCATGTTTGAGTAATTATTTCCTTTTTATGGTTCTGTTTTCTTCTCATCGCATAAATTGCAAGTGCAGTAATCTCGTTGGTCTATTGCTGATctcatcaaaaaataaatagctACTTTATGTAATCCAGGTATTGATAGAAGCAGTAGAAAATCACATGCCTCAGGCGATTGTGATCGATGAAATCGGCACAAAGCTTGAAGCAATGGCTGCAAGTACCATAGCTCAGCGTGGAATACAGCTTGTTGCCTCAGCTCATGGAATCACAATTGAGAACTTGATCAAGAATCCTGCGTTGGATATGCTTATTGGTGGAATACAAGTAATCATTGAATAGTTGATTTGATGCTCCTTATATTTATTGCATAGTTTCCTGCAATAATAGTTCCCTTGCtgcatttttataatttttcactCTATGTTAAATTGGTAGAATTTGGTGCATTGAATAAACAGATACAACCGTTCTTTTGATAAGAGTCTTCTTAGAAGAAACCGTGTTCGTAAGTAAAACAGCAAAGTACTGTTGTTTTTAATATATTCAAATACATAGTGACTAACAATAAGTTTGAGATATGATATATCTTTATATTGGCTGGGTATATCTTGCTCAATCCCGAAACAAACAGTTCGCATTTCAAGTGAACAAACTCAGATTATACTGGCTGAgtatttcctttcttttcttttcttttctttttttttctaaatacaACTATAGGAGTTTATTATGCTGGTCACAAAAGTTGCTATAAGAAAACAACTTTCAGCCCTGCAATCTTGTGATTTACTtgatttaattgttaatttcgTTGCTCTATTTCCAGAGTGTCACTCTGGGTGATGAAGAGGCTAGTAGGAGGCGTGTTCAGAAAACGATTCTGGAGAGGAAAGGACCCTCAACATTTCATTGCGCAGTTGAGTTAATTTCAAAGTCTGAGTTACGTGTGCACCGAAGCTTAGAAGCTACTGTCGACGCCATCCTTGCTggtatttatattattgagttttaTATCAGATTTGTCTTCAAATGTTCTATTCTTATCTACCATGTGATGGTATGAGTTGGTATATGCCGAAATTATgacataatttgattatttgattCATCAGTGGACTATTTACTGATTGGGGCTCTCCAATATTGCAAATTAATTAGACTATTACATTCTTCTTTTTTCATAGTTCTGAATTGATTCATGCAGGCCGATGCCCAGACTTCACAGTACGAAAAGTGGATTTTCATGGACTCCAAGGAATGGAAGTTGGAGAACCGTTGCTTTCCGACTCCAATGGGAATAATGTGCTAGTTGAACACGAAAATGTTCCATTTGAAACCGCAGAAATTGCTGAAAATAATCACCTTGTTAGTTCTGCCACACCTCATGAAGAGCGTTCTGATGATGGGAAACCCCTTTGTATCTTTGTCTATGGTGTAAGATGtcattttagaaatttatttatctCCTACTTTTGCTCGTGGGATTTTCAAGATGCCATGTTGCTAGTGTGTTTGAAATCGTTTTCTGTAATTCTAATCAGACCCCATTCTTGAGTTTTTCAAATgtatattcaaattttattctCAAAATTTTCCTTTGGAATATATAGAATATCAAAAAAAAGGATGTCATATTTGAGTTAGATCATTGCATATATAACCAAAAACACTATCCAGTAAAAAGTAGAAATCATCCTTGAGACTGTTGAAAATAATTCACATGTGAGGAAGATCTCACATCGCTAAAAGAGCGGGTTGTAGACTTGTATATAGTACTTGATGGTTGAATCTCCtaataccatatggttttgggaaagagTAAACATCATCAAGTGTGTATGCAAGTCCATGCTCATTACCTGTGGGTTAGTGGGCCCGAGCCTACGGGTGCCCCGTGGGTGCATCCACATGAGTGAGCCTATGGGGTGATTCtatgacgaattgtcacggcctaacagAGACTTAGTGATTTGTAGCATGGAAATTTTTGTTAGGCTGATGAAAAATATGTATTCTTGTCTATTGTCTATTGCGGTCATTTGTAAAACCCATTATCGCTCCCTCTCCCTTTTTTCTGACCGTTTTGTCTTTCAAATAATATTAGATCTTGGAAGCAACTGTGGTCCAAGGGATCAAAAAGTTGAATTTGGATGATGAAGTCGAGTTGACTGATAATATGAGTGAAGCAGATGTACTACTAGCTCTACAATCCAAGCTTAAGAAGAATCCAGGGATTCAAGCTGTTGCCAAATCTCATGACAAACCTCTATATGTGACAAAGGTATTCTTTCCTACTTTTGGCCTCTATATGCCTCTTTTGATATAAACATTTCACCTGGACATTAGATTTCTTGCAGACTAGCTCTTTGGTCCAAATAACTAAGGCACTTCGTACATTAATGGCTGACTACGAGGACTCATCAATGAGTTTTGAATCTGAGGGAAGATTTAAAAGTTCAGAAAGGATTGATGCCCTTGAGGTAATAAATTTAGATTGAACTTGGTGGTTCTTTTAGCTTGTATAACTTCATGTAATCGAAGTTTTATCCAAGTGAAGGTTTTACTCATAATTCCAACGGCTCCTATGCTTTACATTTCTAATATGTTCAAAATGCTAACTTCCAAGTATTTAAAATACTTCTATCCGATAGTTTTCGTTAAAGTATAGCATATCGTAAGTGGTCAGGAAATTATATACTCAAATAACTTTTTCTTCTATCTTAAGTTGTGAATCGTTCTTTCTAATAAAGTGTGGGCtgtttttatttctttctaTTATGTCCTTTACCATGACCCCCATTTGTTTAACCTATTATGTCATTTTAGGTTAACGAGAGAAAAACCAAAGTAGGATATGCTATCTACTAAATACTAGTATGTAAGTTTTATGTGTTGGGATAGTTTATCCCATATCGACTAATTTAAGATGGTTGTGcatactttataagttattggagtctTTCTTCTCATcgtcatatggttttggaatagATATAtttccttggcttatgaagtttGTGCTCCTCGTGTCTTCCccttaatatgctggcattcacaataataagtccagcctaattttacattatgttTCTAGGCCTCTTTGAGAATTATGGAATAAGGGTGTATTATGACGCTCAAAATGTTTCTAGTGTACTGTATTTGGTTCTCTTTCTTCGAAGTCAATTTGCAGGACAGATTCAAGTTGTATGGTTGAAATTGTGAACGGAACGATTTGAAAAGCTAGCTTTACCTTTTCTTTAcgcatttctttttatttttaaagccaCCCTTTCAATTACTGTTTTAAACAAGTCTATTGAATTGGCAGCAATATAAGAATATGTAGGATTTATTCTTGCACTCATCAAGGTGATGAATTATGATTTCATCTCTGCAGGAAGCACGAATTGCTATTGAGAAAGTTGTTATCCTCAAAGGGGAAACTGTTGAGCTATTGCCGAGACCGTCCCACATATTGTCTCTTCAAGTGGACCTAGCTCAAAAATATCAGCTGCAGTCGGAGATCGTAGGTCTGGGACCAGAATCACGCCTTCGTATAATTCCTGTCTATACAAACACCAACGGGAAACAAAAGGATAGAGAGGTAGCTGATGATGTAACCACCATTGACGAATCCCTGGACATCGATGACAATGCAAATGGCTCATTATACACTCTTGATCGGTTACCTTTATTGCCAGACTAGCCATCAAGTTGACAACAAATTTATTCCAATCTAATAAGTGAGACTTTCTTACTGTATATTATTTGGAACCAGTTAATCAATCTGTTTAATCTCTCTCTATATCTCTGCTGTTTCTTTCATAGATCAAAGATCAGATTTAATGTCAAGATTAGGTCTATTTTTCTCCTAAATATGAGCAATTATCATGTCTATAGCCTTTGTGTAATAAAATCTGTATGTTTCTGTCTTGAATCTGATTAATTATCTAATTGTTTCGAATATAGACGTTCATTTTGACTTCTATGAATGGAAATACTAGTTTGACTAATCACCTTTAGCTGCAGTTGTTTTTCAATGTATTTTTCCACAAGACTGCTTTAACAGGATCGCTCAGAATGCTGGCCAGACTTTGAGAAGATATGAACTCACAGAATTAGATGATAATGTATCCTGACATGAACTTCAAGGTTAGTATTTAGTAGTTCCATCTGTACTTTGTTTTTTAAAGTGTGTATCTTTAAACTAATGTGTTTGCAATGCTTTTCTGTTCTCAATGgagccaaagatttatagtatCTGATTTCGTATTATAATAGAATATAGTAAATGACTCAGTAAACCACGTGCATTCCTTATTTATGTGAATTGTGAAGTTGCAATGATGATTGCTATAAGGGGTCGATCGGAAACAGTTCTTTGTTGTTACAAGGTTAAGGTTGTGTACGTCCAACTCTCAAAGTGTCCCTAGATGAGAGCCTAAGTGTTAGCCAGTCAACGACATTCAGCCTAGGAGTAGGACACAGATTTGGTCACACCATTGAATTGTGGTAGCAGGTATATGTACAGACTACAAATTTAACTCTAGGTTTTTGTTGTAGTAATTTGCCGATTCAGCCATCTATATGATGAGGTAAAATAATGGAGTTTTACTAGGTGAAGAGAAGGGACCCGCACTTGATATCTAACCTATTTAATGGCATTGAAGTAATGGAATGTTATTGTATGATAAGATATTgaagaaaattaataatgtaaaatgataaaataaaaatgggtaaattgttaataataaaccaaTATTTGCTTGATCCGCTGAAACAAACttacatattatttaattttaaataaatccatCTATTAGGTATATTTGCTAGAAAAAACAGACCTATTATTTACAACAATCTTCAAAGCTTCTTTGTAAGtcaaaaattagtaataaacaatagtttAGTGTATTTTTAGCAATTATACCGAATAAatagatttatttaaaaataacaataattaagtttattttcaatggatgaaacaaaaaataatttattttttactatttggccaataaaaaccaataatgcATTATATACTATAGTAAATGGATCTAACTTTAGGGAATGGGATTTTTCTTTTCTCCCACCAAGCAAATGAGATAAAAGAAGTATTATCTGATAGGTAACATAATATATGGATAAGTATAAGTTTATTGATAAAGCCAACCCTATAACTTAATGTGCTCCTTCAGCTAAGCTTACTGGTTAAAACCATATTCTTAATTGAGAAAATGCCATTTTAGTAGAGTCATATTATGTCCCTAGAGGCTACTTTTGCAATTTCTTATTCATAAAggtaataatattatataatataatgctGGCCACTTTTTTAATGATACTGAAGAGAGtcaaatacttttttattacaTGAATACTCTCAACTAATGAATGAGTAATGTCAATTTATATGTAGGTGAAGGTGATGGACTGCTATAAAAATTGGGATGTCATTTTCTATATACTATCTGTAACTCTGTAAGTGACATGTCAATTACTTAGTTTTCTTGCCTTCTTTATTGATTTTGCactattttctattttcttttttagtaaTGGTCTCACTCTCATTCTATAAATCTGTTTATTTAGGTTTTCGGGTTGATTTTGGTCAGATGTTTCGGGTTGGTTTAAAATCGAATTTTGTGTCTATATTGGTTTTTACATAGTTGTAAATCCATTTTTAAGTCGGGTTAAATCGGGTTCAGTTACAAGGTCGGATGGATATCAGATCATcaggtttgttttgaacacctctactctCCATCTTAACCACTCATTTTTTTTCCGTTTCCACTCATTTTGCAATAGGTGCAAAATATGGAGAGAGGGTGTATTAGTTACATTCTTAAATTGAAACCTTAAACTATGGGATAAGATGAGTTTAACGGCAGAACAATTTAGTGCAGCCCCTTTCAGTTTGACTCACTTATGACTCACTCACCTTCACCTTCACCTACTTCATCTTTATCTCCCAACTTTCGGTTGGATGTGAAACCTCTTATCATTCTCTTTTCATAATTGTATCCATCTATCCATCATCACCTTTTAGTGGAGGTGAACTTCACTTTAATCTTGCATCTTACGTATGTAGATTTTATACGGTACTACCTCTTTATCAGTTTGGCCCAATATAGTGTCGTATAATTCACGAATAAAAAAACGAATTATATTTGGATTTGAATTATTTTGGCAAATTAAGAATTCAAAAAGTGAATTAGTTGATGAATTACGCTACTGTGGCCGAAACCATAAAATATTCCTTAAATCGGCCTAAAACACGGTTTTTACACCTCAACGATGAGCTTGATATATATTTGGTAGATTTGGAAACCTCAATGACTTGATCAATAGGAGTCGGTGCagccttatttttgcactatttatGACCtcattattttttctaattagatatatatttagGTTAGTTCAAAATCGGTTGTTGAGtccatattaatttttacattcttttaaattcattttgaagtcgggttaAGTCGGGTTCGATTTCAAGATCGGGTAAATATCAGATTATCGGATCTGCTATGAACCCCAACCATTCTACAACTTTTAAAGTCCCATTTGGGTTATGGACTACGGAGTACTTAGCATTTTATTTTGTACCCAAGCcatgaaaattttcataaaatccAGGAGTATCCTAGTCCAAGTAATACAATACAAGAAAAAAAAGCTCCTTTTATCTTCAACTTATTTATCTAttaatgctatttttttttctaatttataacTTTTTTGGGTGGGTGGGGAGAGTTTTAATCTTTTCATAAGTACACACTAATCTTTTCATAAGTACTGTGATGTGGAGATTAGGATGACCCTTTAATTGGGTCATTTTTACTGAACTCGACAATATTTGATGGTGGAAGATACATGTCTTAGGTTCTTGTCTGTGGTccatattttagaaaatttactttttttagggttttcttTTTAGCCTCAGACCCTGATCACAGTTCATATGTGCGGGAtgtattgggtatgatgatgataatgatgaatttCTTTTTAGGTATTTAAACAACGTTTTATGTtgggaaaaataaaagaaaataagtataGTAGATTGATAAACATAAAACTACTATATTGGTTTTATCTCTAATATTAAAGAAAAGTTACAAAGAGATTTAAATAGAGATACAAATAACTGAATTTCCTAAAACTAAGTCTCTAACTTTGTGCCAAATATGAAAAGTTAAATAATCCACCAACCGACTTGGTTTATTCTCTACAACCCTTTTATTTGATATACAACTATACAATTGTATACATGGTCAGGGCATCCTGGGTAGTCGATCGTCTAGGGCCACCAGAAATACGGGGCCTTAATTTTTTAGGTGTTTGTTTGTAatccttttttttatatttgaagtaatttaATGTTCACAATATATTTTGTCTAGAATTATTTTTCTTGCAGTGGaaaaatttttaacttttaatattgTGAAGGGCCCCATTTTAAAGACATTGCAAAAATAATGGGGTCTCTAAAATCTTTGCTCCGCTGTGTATATATCTGATCTTTTCGACAAAACAGAGAtaaattctttattattattaaaaaggaTAAGATTGCGTACATTTAACTTCATGGGGGAGCATGATATTGGGCTAATCAAATGAAATGTGAAATGTGTTCCtattaataattttcttttattttctgatGTACTTGAcataaaaaggaagaaaataaaaagataatgatatattgtttgcacTTTCCACTAAGAAAAGGAGAGTATAGCTTGAGTGAATATGGAACCATTGCCTTTCATCTAAAGCCACTTCCTCTCTTTTAAATTGCTGCAGCCTTCACATCCTATATGGGAATATGGAATGCACACATGTGCAAACCCTTTTTCAAGTGCTTATTTTgtctgttaatttttttttattttaaaatagaaaatcctAATCTAATTGTTCTAAATAACATTTCTTATTGACCAATAATGCCCGTGTCATAATATTGTAAAAATGCGGTTTCGATTGTGATCTCCTAACCGGAATGTTGTGGTATTTATTTAGTCAAATATCGGCTAAGGCCATGGAATTTCCTATGAACCAACTTAAAATGCGTCTCTTTTTGTACCTTTATGATTCAGATAGAATTGGCTTAGTGTATTTGATCAAAACTTCAACTCGGTTGATATTATACAATTTGACATTATTTTGCGCTGTCTAATTGTCCATAAGGAAAGGAGAGAGTTAGGTGAGAATTAAACTCAGAATTTTTCATGAAAAGTGATATTTGCTCTCCGACTGAGACcgtataatttttaatgtataatAGTTTAATTAAGGGGTAATTGAATCCAGAGAGATACTAATAAGACAAAAGTAGTCATTACAATTTAAACCCATTTCTAAATGCGCTTAATCTCCTAGAATAATGTTAATATCAAACacttaattatagatttttgcTCTTTTTGTAGATTTTGAGGAGGCTCATTAGCCAATAGAATTAAAAACATTCTAAAAGAGCTTTATTTACAACCTTTTTTCTATCACCAATTACGCTTTTTCTGTTCCTATGAAATTGTACTttttattgaaagtttgaatgatgaaagaaaaaaatgaaagagatgaaagaaaataagtttatgGCTGagattttaaaacaaaagaGCCGATGACCGTTGTCAAAAGGGAAAAAGTGTAAAGCATGAAAACTAAAATAGAATTGagctattcttgtgagaaaTCGTCTTTCGGTGAGACGACCTTAAATAAAAAGCCTATATTCTCATGGTTATTTAAATGAGGCGTGTCTCTGGGTGAGACAATTTCGTACGACAATTTGTGAATAGAATTAGGTGCAATTTTATAGGGACCAAAAAGCAttaattagtaaatatttttattagtatttcaTATGATGACTTGTGCTTACCTTATGCCACTAACACTGAACACATTTCAATAATTAAACTATTAACAAAGTATGTTTTGTGCACTTAATTTTAGTGGCTGAATTTTAATTTGGGCAGGTTCCAGTCCCAGATATAGAATTTATGTGGACATTTGCTGTCTTGAATCTTCATCTGATCCTTTTGAAAGAATGTTATTGGGATCTTCTGATTGGACCTGCATATGCTTATATATCTTGTTTTCGCACTCAAGGTAACATAATTGGATTCTTTATTCCTCTGCTTTTGTTTATACGACCTATTTTTTCAAACGTTACGAATTTATGATATCCTAATGTAATGGATTTGAGGCTTTTATTTGGGTAAGAGATTTTCTCTCATATTGATTGTATGAGTAATTATTGTGAGGTTTATAGAGG
Coding sequences:
- the LOC130817636 gene encoding protein SEEDLING PLASTID DEVELOPMENT 1, yielding MLLFPPKPSFSPSSLKLFTRTHNPKILLQNLSGYPRKYLGIVSCCRNSGCLVSDDGSEAELERMVALLPEEIRCRLRKHPELDKLMEVVMDLGRTPLARFPSGDYELSDCPITFQDLEFATSQVGDFAIDNRAGLSRTLHRISAIRNRKNAIIGLTCRVGRAITGSADLLRDLVKDGASLLLIGPPGVGKTTIIREIARMLADDYEKRVMIVDTSNEIGGDGDIPHAGIGSARRMQVPNADMQHMVLIEAVENHMPQAIVIDEIGTKLEAMAASTIAQRGIQLVASAHGITIENLIKNPALDMLIGGIQSVTLGDEEASRRRVQKTILERKGPSTFHCAVELISKSELRVHRSLEATVDAILAGRCPDFTVRKVDFHGLQGMEVGEPLLSDSNGNNVLVEHENVPFETAEIAENNHLVSSATPHEERSDDGKPLCIFVYGILEATVVQGIKKLNLDDEVELTDNMSEADVLLALQSKLKKNPGIQAVAKSHDKPLYVTKTSSLVQITKALRTLMADYEDSSMSFESEGRFKSSERIDALEEARIAIEKVVILKGETVELLPRPSHILSLQVDLAQKYQLQSEIVGLGPESRLRIIPVYTNTNGKQKDREVADDVTTIDESLDIDDNANGSLYTLDRLPLLPD